One genomic window of Pungitius pungitius chromosome 11, fPunPun2.1, whole genome shotgun sequence includes the following:
- the cd22 gene encoding B-cell receptor CD22, with protein sequence MLKMFFWMFPVIEPCCRCDANLREINPQISHHVTLCIALMKKMLPMLMLLILKPGTVSAGWSVTFEETDPCALKGSTVQLRCSFNYTDEETVTKTAWYKGELKDGAWRRVALSELPSYQNRSEYLGNQQHDCGLAIHDLQVNDSGHYYFRFDTEKYGRRSKGSVCLTVTEPRASVSPDRVRAGDHVTLECQTSCQLPATVWFKDGLPVARSEFQAQAGDAGNYFCAAKGQEFVLSEPVALKVDYPPLNVSVEMSYSYHLTMGRGVNVSCSCAANPPADNYTWYRSSASGFSPVGSGQVLSLSSLEATHAGLYFCQASNRLGENKSTEVLLSVEGTDVIHLILLVGIGVKAFIGLLLPLVIIWAWKLGCDHDVDKERSTSDYENIGTA encoded by the exons ATGctcaagatgtttttttggaTGTTTCCAGTCATTGAACCATGCTGTCGCTGTGACGCCAACTTAAGAGAGATAAATCCCCAAATCTCCCATCACGTAACTTTGTGTATTGCGTTGATGAAGAAGATGCTTCCAATGTTGATGCTTCTGATCCTGAAGCCGG GAACTGTGAGTGCCGGTTGGTCCGTGACCTTTGAAGAAACAGATCCTTGTGCTTTAAAGGGATCAACGGTGCAGCTTAGGTGCTCATTCAACTACACAGATGAAGAAACGGTTACAAAAACTGCATGGTACAAAGGAGAGTTAAAAGATGGAGCCTGGAGACGTGTTGCGCTCTCAGAACTCCCTTCATATCAAAATCGTTCTGAATATCTTGGCAACCAGCAGCATGACTGTGGCCTGGCCATTCATGACCTACAGGTTAACGACAGCGGACATTACTACTTCAGGTTTGATACAGAGAAGTATGGAAGGCGGAGTAAAGGATCAGTGTGTCTCACTGTCACAG AGCCGAGGGCCAGCGTTTCCCCCGACAGGGTGAGAGCTGGAGACCACGTTACTCTAGAATGTCAAACGTCCTGCCAACTTCCCGCCACAGTTTGGTTTAAAGATGGACTTCCTGTAGCCAGGTCAGAGTTCCAGGCTCAAGCAGGGGATGCTGGGAATTACTTTTGTGCTGCCAAAGGACAGGAGTTCGTTCTATCTGAACCTGTGGCTCTGAAAGTAGACT ATCCCCCGTTGAATGTGTCGGTTGAGATGAGCTATTCGTACCACCTGACAATGGGCCGCGGTGTGAATGTGAGCTGCAGCTGTGCCGCTAACCCCCCCGCAGACAACTACACCTGGTACAGGTCATCTGCTTCCGGTTTCAGCCCCGTGGGATCAGGACAGgtgctgtctctctcctccctggagGCGACCCACGCCGGACTCTACTTCTGCCAGGCCAGCAACCGATTGGGTGAAAACAAGTCAACTGAGGTGCTGCTGTCGGTGGAGGGAACGGACG TGATCCATCTCATCCTCTTGGTTGGTATTGGAGTCAAAGCCTTCATTGGCCTGTTGCTTCCACTAGTTATTATTTGGGCATG GAAGCTGGGATGCGATCATGATGTGGATAAAGAG AGAAGCACCAGTGATTATGAAAACATCGGCACTGCCTGA
- the LOC119197809 gene encoding uncharacterized protein LOC119197809, whose product MELMGKGERRRKSMVFFLCLHLLTLLQITAAQNVTTATTPAADPGDPLSYRTRPADVTVAVGDPAVFRCGVPEASPSFTFTFQGAHGNYTLACPSGHVEDIPQALYGSCDMKNGESLAVWSLKGTSFSDNGARVLCQHPNNPNSAAAVLHVYDNGTRHAILIGCIIGGFFGTLLVFGLLYATLLRSETLQKCFRGGETAEDLTTIVSKE is encoded by the exons ATGGAGTTGATGGGAAAAGGAGAGCGGAGAAGGAAAAGtatggttttttttctctgcttgcACCTGCTGACTCTTCTGCAAATCACAGCAG CTCAAAACGTCACCACCGCCACCACTCCAGCCGCTGACCCCGGTGACCCTCTCAGCTACCGCACTCGCCCAGCTGACGTCACGGTGGCTGTTGGAGACCCAGCCGTGTTTCGCTGTGGAGTTCCCGAAGCTTCTCCAAGCTTCACATTCACCTTCCAGGGGGCACACGGAAACTACACCCTCGCGTGCCCCTCGGGCCACGTGGAGGATATTCCCCAG GCTCTCTATGGAAGTTGTGATATGAAAAACGGAGAGTCATTAGCTGTGTGGAGCCTAAAGGGAACGTCTTTCTCCGACAACGGGGCGCGAGTCTTGTGTCAGCATCCAAACAACCCTAACAGCGCTGCTGCCGTCCTGCACGTCTACG ATAACGGCACCAGACACGCCATTCTCATTGGTTGCATCATTGGGGGCTTCTTTGGCACGTTGTTGGTCTTTGGTTTGCTGTATGCCACCCTGCTGAGATCTGAGACCCTCCAGAAGTGCTTCC GTGGTGGAGAAACAGCAGAGGATTTGACCACAATAGTAAGTAAGGAGTAA